The proteins below are encoded in one region of Bacteroides uniformis:
- a CDS encoding RagB/SusD family nutrient uptake outer membrane protein, whose protein sequence is MRNVIYKIAACSALVALVLSGCKESFLEEDPNGYISSDQIKENAVWNPNIMLGQALGTYSTTFAWQTGGTTNHDDFGQKSIDIATDLMSGDLAMSGETYGWFSDAARLQCNTTTKNRTYMLWRYYYRIIKACNEIFDTVGGDESVPANEDNQNYYAQAKALRAHSYFNLVNLYAKPYDIDKNAKAIPLYRSQTTAETLGLSTVEEVYERVIIDLKESINILEELESAGIGRPNGTKDQIDQWTAKGILAYVYLTKGEYENAAALTSDIINNSGYPLMSETEIIESGFRSINIGSWMWAFDITKDNTGGLPTFWGQVDYFTYSYCSAGDYKMIDHNLYNEIPETDTRKQWFHPSVLISWYKFYDAGRKAMGDRTWTNDIVYMRVEEMYLINAEANARANHLPEAKAALKALLEQRDQATAAEVDNMNADQLLENIYYNWRVEMWAEGRGLLTLKRFHKSMVRGDNNYALTGETISYDDSRLIFEIPEREVTNNPNLQK, encoded by the coding sequence ATGAGAAATGTAATATATAAAATAGCAGCTTGTTCTGCATTAGTAGCCTTGGTGCTTTCTGGCTGTAAAGAATCTTTTCTGGAGGAAGATCCAAATGGATATATTTCATCTGACCAGATAAAAGAAAATGCAGTGTGGAATCCTAATATCATGTTAGGTCAGGCATTAGGTACGTATTCCACAACATTTGCCTGGCAGACAGGCGGTACGACGAATCACGACGATTTCGGACAAAAATCCATTGATATTGCCACAGATTTAATGAGTGGGGATCTGGCAATGAGCGGAGAAACCTACGGCTGGTTTAGCGATGCAGCTAGATTGCAGTGTAATACTACCACAAAAAATAGAACCTACATGCTGTGGAGGTATTATTACCGCATCATCAAGGCCTGCAATGAAATATTTGACACTGTAGGAGGAGATGAAAGTGTACCGGCTAATGAGGATAACCAAAATTATTATGCACAAGCAAAAGCTTTGAGGGCTCATTCGTATTTCAATTTGGTGAATTTATATGCAAAACCTTACGATATTGATAAAAATGCTAAGGCCATACCTCTTTACCGTTCTCAAACCACAGCAGAGACATTAGGACTCTCCACAGTGGAGGAAGTGTATGAACGGGTTATTATCGACTTGAAGGAATCAATAAATATTTTGGAAGAGTTGGAATCAGCAGGTATTGGTCGTCCCAACGGCACTAAGGACCAAATCGACCAATGGACAGCTAAAGGAATACTTGCCTATGTTTATTTGACCAAAGGTGAATATGAGAATGCTGCTGCATTAACTTCCGATATTATCAATAACTCAGGATATCCTTTGATGAGTGAAACTGAAATTATCGAATCTGGATTCCGGAGTATCAATATCGGTTCATGGATGTGGGCATTTGATATTACCAAAGATAACACCGGAGGTTTGCCCACATTCTGGGGACAGGTAGATTATTTCACTTATAGCTACTGTTCTGCAGGTGATTATAAAATGATAGACCATAATCTGTATAATGAAATACCTGAAACAGATACTCGTAAACAGTGGTTTCATCCGTCTGTATTGATTAGCTGGTATAAATTTTATGATGCCGGAAGAAAAGCAATGGGAGACCGTACATGGACAAATGATATTGTTTACATGCGAGTTGAAGAGATGTACCTGATAAATGCTGAAGCCAATGCACGGGCAAATCATCTGCCCGAGGCAAAAGCAGCATTGAAGGCTCTATTAGAACAGCGGGATCAGGCCACGGCTGCAGAAGTGGACAATATGAATGCTGATCAATTACTGGAAAACATATACTACAACTGGCGTGTAGAAATGTGGGCCGAAGGACGAGGTTTACTTACCTTGAAACGTTTCCACAAATCAATGGTACGTGGTGACAACAACTACGCATTGACTGGTGAAACAATCTCATACGATGACTCCAGATTGATCTTTGAAATTCCAGAGCGTGAAGTAACGAATAATCCCAATTTGCAGAAATGA
- a CDS encoding ATP-binding protein translates to MKNYISRPLYIKRIEPFIDKSIIKVITGQRRIGKSYILLQISDIIKKNIPEANIIFVDKEQLAFTEIRNYMDLYQYVLKKVTGYNHNYLFVDEIQEIEEFQLCLRSLLNENKCDIYCTGSNAKMLSSELATQLAGRYIEFPIHSLSYGEFLTFNQRQDSTESLKLYLTFGGMPYIHNLTMDKNVIFEYLRNVYSTILLKDVVARESIRNVSFLENLVAYLIDNTGSLFSAQNISKYLKSQHVNIPTQTILNYLKALCNSFFIYKIQRAEIRGMKIFEIGEKYYFEDLGLHNSIQHFDFRKDINKLMENVVCIDLLRYGYEVYVGKSGNKEIDFIASKDDHKVYIQVAYMLPDDATVRREFGNLLEIADNYPKYVVTMDEMQSGGNYKGIKQISLRNFLLAEDKERL, encoded by the coding sequence ATGAAAAATTATATCTCCCGTCCTTTATACATAAAGAGAATTGAACCGTTTATTGATAAAAGTATAATAAAAGTAATAACCGGCCAACGTAGGATAGGTAAAAGCTACATTCTTTTACAGATATCAGATATCATAAAGAAAAACATACCGGAAGCCAATATCATTTTTGTAGATAAAGAGCAACTTGCCTTCACGGAAATTAGGAACTACATGGATCTTTATCAATATGTTTTAAAGAAGGTTACTGGGTATAATCATAACTATCTTTTTGTAGATGAAATCCAAGAGATTGAAGAATTCCAATTGTGTCTGCGGAGTTTATTGAACGAAAATAAATGTGATATCTATTGCACCGGAAGTAATGCTAAAATGCTGTCCAGTGAACTTGCTACTCAATTGGCAGGAAGATATATAGAATTTCCCATTCACTCACTTAGCTATGGGGAATTCTTAACTTTCAATCAACGCCAAGACTCCACCGAAAGTCTAAAACTCTATCTTACATTCGGAGGTATGCCATACATTCATAATCTAACAATGGACAAGAATGTCATATTCGAGTATTTGAGAAACGTTTATTCTACTATCCTACTAAAAGATGTGGTTGCACGTGAATCAATCCGGAATGTATCTTTTTTGGAGAATCTCGTAGCTTATCTGATAGATAATACCGGCTCTCTTTTTTCTGCCCAGAATATTAGTAAATATTTAAAGTCGCAACACGTCAACATTCCCACGCAGACAATTCTGAACTATCTAAAGGCACTGTGCAATAGTTTCTTTATTTACAAAATTCAACGAGCTGAAATCCGAGGGATGAAAATCTTTGAGATTGGTGAGAAATATTATTTTGAAGATTTGGGATTACATAATTCCATACAGCATTTTGATTTTCGAAAAGACATCAACAAGTTAATGGAAAATGTTGTATGCATTGATTTATTAAGATATGGATATGAAGTATATGTCGGAAAGAGTGGCAATAAGGAAATTGATTTCATTGCTTCCAAGGACGACCATAAAGTCTATATCCAAGTAGCATATATGCTTCCCGATGATGCAACTGTTAGGCGAGAATTTGGCAATCTTTTGGAAATAGCAGACAATTACCCCAAATATGTAGTTACAATGGATGAAATGCAAAGCGGGGGAAATTACAAAGGAATTAAACAGATTTCACTGCGAAACTTTTTGTTGGCAGAGGATAAAGAAAGATTGTAA
- a CDS encoding RagB/SusD family nutrient uptake outer membrane protein encodes MKKNIFKLFSVMVVSATVLTGCIEEVFPEDSTATSDQIGASATAIEASLNGLPSQMVQGYLVYGKQTHETDLAYPSLMLAQTELLGDVVATDYGYDWWWRFNANNGMNDTGYYSYLPYFTLYKFVKSANDVIAAVDVTDPTITDEMRGLGSIAHAFRALDYYTLMVLFEPVENIYTDCSKVLGLTVPIVTEATTNDIAKSNPRATHEELVNFILADLDKAEIGLESYTPVSKNFPDLAVVYGLKAKVYMWDGQFAKAAEYARKAIDKSGATPMSESQWHNPTTGFNTATSAWMWYLHPTASNMGNLANFIGHISNEADWGYASLSKLQMARSLYDAIPATDFRKYSYLDPDRSTYAYQSVRGNAWLDEQPDYMSLKFRPVGGDYNTYSVGAAADIPVMRVEEMYLIEAEAVGASQNVAAGVQLLNNFMKQYRQSNYNFSTGDLRNFQLEVLKQMRIEFWGEGIAFPTAKRLKPDVIQNYEGTNFIEDIFKINCKGVKPNWTLMIPKTEVDSNTALQGMNNPDPSGAIAKRPTPIGEFAPGNN; translated from the coding sequence ATGAAGAAGAATATATTCAAACTATTTTCGGTTATGGTCGTATCGGCCACGGTATTGACCGGCTGTATAGAAGAGGTTTTTCCCGAAGATTCTACAGCGACCTCCGATCAGATTGGTGCATCGGCAACAGCGATTGAGGCTTCGCTTAATGGCTTGCCATCGCAAATGGTACAAGGCTATCTAGTGTACGGTAAGCAAACACATGAGACCGACCTTGCTTATCCCTCATTGATGTTGGCCCAGACAGAACTGCTGGGTGATGTCGTGGCTACGGATTACGGATATGACTGGTGGTGGCGCTTCAATGCCAATAATGGTATGAACGACACCGGCTATTATTCATATTTGCCTTACTTCACCCTATATAAGTTCGTTAAATCGGCCAATGACGTGATTGCGGCCGTTGATGTGACTGATCCCACAATTACCGATGAAATGCGTGGGCTTGGAAGTATAGCCCATGCTTTCCGTGCATTGGACTATTATACGCTGATGGTACTTTTCGAACCGGTAGAAAACATCTATACCGATTGTAGCAAGGTACTGGGGCTGACGGTGCCCATCGTGACTGAGGCAACAACTAACGACATTGCGAAGAGCAATCCGCGTGCAACCCACGAAGAATTGGTGAATTTCATTCTTGCCGACCTTGACAAGGCAGAGATAGGTCTGGAGTCTTATACACCTGTCAGTAAGAACTTCCCTGACTTGGCGGTCGTATATGGTCTGAAGGCCAAAGTATATATGTGGGATGGTCAGTTTGCTAAAGCTGCCGAGTATGCCCGCAAGGCTATTGATAAGTCGGGAGCAACACCTATGAGCGAATCACAGTGGCATAATCCCACTACCGGTTTCAATACGGCTACTTCTGCATGGATGTGGTACCTTCACCCCACGGCTTCCAATATGGGTAATCTTGCTAATTTCATTGGTCACATTTCCAATGAAGCGGATTGGGGATATGCTTCTTTGTCTAAGCTCCAGATGGCACGTTCACTTTATGACGCGATTCCTGCTACCGATTTCCGCAAATATTCTTACCTTGACCCGGACAGAAGTACTTACGCTTACCAGTCAGTGAGAGGCAATGCATGGCTGGATGAACAACCGGATTATATGTCATTGAAGTTCCGCCCCGTGGGTGGTGACTATAACACTTATTCTGTGGGTGCGGCTGCAGATATTCCCGTGATGCGTGTGGAAGAGATGTATCTCATAGAGGCTGAAGCAGTAGGTGCCAGCCAGAATGTGGCAGCAGGCGTACAGTTGTTGAATAACTTTATGAAGCAGTACCGCCAGAGCAATTACAATTTCAGTACGGGTGATTTGCGTAATTTCCAACTTGAGGTGTTGAAACAGATGCGTATCGAGTTCTGGGGTGAGGGAATCGCATTCCCCACGGCTAAACGTCTGAAACCGGATGTCATTCAGAATTATGAGGGTACCAACTTTATAGAAGATATCTTCAAGATAAACTGTAAAGGTGTGAAGCCCAACTGGACATTGATGATTCCTAAGACCGAGGTCGATTCAAATACTGCCCTTCAGGGAATGAACAATCCGGACCCGTCCGGTGCTATTGCTAAACGTCCTACTCCGATAGGGGAGTTTGCACCGGGTAACAATTAA